The proteins below come from a single Chitinophaga pinensis DSM 2588 genomic window:
- a CDS encoding helix-turn-helix domain-containing protein: protein MRFTEIKSCFIGPAISPEQFISEHTFIYIGKGAITGFDGNAQHTLKTGEYCVLRKNCLVRYNKEKENNEFEKVVIVFDEDFLKRFLDKYKPNQEAPVSADVLVKLRENRLIPNFVHSLIPYYDGQGRIMETFVDVKREELMLILLQSQPELAGIFFDFGVPEKINLEEFMNHNYRFNVSIERFAYLTGRSLSAFKRDFRAIFHETPNRWLVYKRLQEAHFLIAKKQQKSSDIYLDLGFEDLSHFSFAFKKQFGYAPTELVR, encoded by the coding sequence ATGAGATTTACCGAAATAAAATCCTGTTTTATCGGACCGGCCATTTCTCCGGAACAATTTATCAGTGAGCATACCTTTATTTATATCGGGAAGGGTGCGATCACCGGTTTTGATGGGAATGCACAGCATACCCTTAAAACAGGGGAATACTGTGTCCTGCGGAAGAATTGTCTGGTCCGGTATAACAAGGAAAAGGAGAATAACGAGTTTGAAAAGGTAGTCATTGTTTTCGACGAAGACTTCCTGAAACGATTCCTGGACAAATATAAACCAAACCAGGAGGCGCCTGTATCAGCCGATGTGTTGGTGAAACTGAGGGAGAATAGACTGATCCCTAATTTTGTGCACTCCTTAATTCCTTATTACGACGGACAGGGAAGAATCATGGAGACTTTTGTAGATGTGAAGCGGGAAGAATTAATGCTGATCCTTTTACAATCACAACCTGAACTGGCGGGCATTTTCTTTGATTTCGGTGTACCGGAGAAGATTAACCTGGAAGAGTTCATGAACCATAATTACCGGTTCAATGTCAGCATCGAACGTTTTGCTTATCTCACGGGAAGAAGTCTGTCGGCTTTTAAACGGGACTTCAGGGCCATCTTCCATGAAACACCTAACCGCTGGCTGGTATACAAACGACTACAGGAAGCACATTTCCTGATTGCGAAAAAACAGCAGAAATCATCGGACATTTACCTGGATCTGGGATTTGAGGATTTATCACACTTCTCTTTTGCATTCAAGAAGCAGTTTGGGTATGCGCCGACGGAACTGGTGAGGTAG
- a CDS encoding MbnP family protein, translating to MLRYFISNIKVKTSGGQEYVVPQDSSYFLIAEDNAASQFVKVKVPVGEYAAVSFVLGVDSLRSTMDISKRTGVLDPTGGMDDGMYWGWNSGYIFFKMEGTSDVAPVDPSGQHKFRYHIGGFGGYNAPTLNNVRTITVDLTAGGVAKVRPDRESNVHLMVDILKMFNGATTVSIAGNPTVMFSEFSTKVSGNYVNMFTHDHTEN from the coding sequence CTGCTTCGTTATTTTATCAGCAATATAAAAGTTAAAACCAGCGGCGGACAGGAATACGTCGTACCACAGGATAGCAGTTATTTCCTGATTGCTGAGGACAATGCAGCGTCTCAGTTTGTAAAGGTAAAGGTGCCTGTGGGCGAATATGCTGCTGTAAGTTTTGTATTGGGCGTAGACAGTCTGCGCAGCACCATGGACATCAGCAAACGTACAGGTGTACTGGATCCTACCGGTGGCATGGACGACGGTATGTATTGGGGCTGGAACAGCGGATATATCTTTTTCAAAATGGAAGGTACGTCAGATGTAGCGCCTGTAGATCCGAGCGGACAACATAAGTTCAGGTACCATATCGGTGGCTTTGGCGGTTACAATGCGCCGACTTTGAATAATGTAAGAACGATCACGGTTGACCTGACAGCAGGCGGTGTTGCGAAAGTAAGACCTGACCGCGAATCGAATGTACATCTGATGGTAGATATCCTGAAAATGTTTAATGGTGCTACGACGGTGAGTATTGCGGGTAATCCGACGGTAATGTTCAGCGAGTTCAGTACGAAAGTATCCGGCAATTATGTCAACATGTTTACGCATGATCATACTGAAAACTAA
- a CDS encoding transporter: MKKLLTIIICLLIASYETRACDICGCGLGSYYIGLLPDFKKRFLGIRYQYKTLRSHLGPGGTTSYLTTDETYQTAEIWGGWNIGKRFRVLGFVPLNFNSRENQGVTMNKSGIGDIAVVGYYQVLDRKTLLFHDRLLVQSLWIGGGIKAPTGRYEPSERKENEDTPNNFQLGTASTDFTFNAMYDVRLMDFGVNANVSYKVNTNNRYDYRYGNKFTANLLAYYKFRIADQLTVAPNAGMLLETATKDTEADRYKVDVSGGHSLLATGGIEATFRTFSVGANYQPVISQDLADMRVKAGNRAMVHVSYLF; encoded by the coding sequence ATGAAAAAACTATTGACGATTATTATATGTCTGCTGATAGCAAGTTATGAAACGAGGGCCTGTGATATCTGCGGTTGTGGCCTAGGCAGTTATTATATTGGTCTGCTGCCTGATTTCAAAAAGCGGTTTCTGGGTATACGCTATCAATATAAAACCTTACGCTCGCACCTGGGCCCCGGAGGTACAACTTCCTATCTCACGACAGACGAAACCTATCAGACGGCGGAGATATGGGGCGGATGGAATATAGGGAAGCGTTTCAGGGTACTGGGATTTGTTCCTTTGAATTTTAACAGTCGGGAGAACCAGGGTGTTACGATGAATAAATCCGGCATCGGAGATATTGCTGTTGTGGGATACTACCAGGTGCTTGACAGGAAAACGCTCCTATTCCATGATCGGCTGCTGGTACAATCACTCTGGATTGGTGGTGGTATTAAAGCGCCTACCGGCAGATATGAGCCTTCCGAACGAAAGGAGAATGAGGATACGCCGAATAACTTTCAACTGGGTACGGCGAGTACGGACTTTACTTTCAATGCTATGTATGATGTACGCCTGATGGATTTTGGAGTGAATGCGAATGTGAGTTATAAGGTGAATACGAATAACAGGTATGATTACAGGTATGGGAATAAGTTCACTGCGAATCTGCTGGCATATTATAAATTCCGCATAGCGGATCAGTTGACGGTAGCGCCTAATGCCGGGATGCTATTAGAGACAGCCACGAAAGACACGGAAGCAGACAGATACAAAGTGGATGTTTCAGGCGGACATTCATTATTGGCCACAGGAGGTATTGAAGCAACATTCAGGACCTTTTCTGTTGGGGCCAACTATCAACCTGTCATCTCACAAGACCTGGCCGATATGCGGGTGAAAGCAGGCAACAGGGCGATGGTGCATGTCAGCTATCTGTTCTAA
- a CDS encoding zinc-binding alcohol dehydrogenase family protein: protein MKAAVIYHPGGPEQLIIEERAIPEVPAGWVLVKIKAFGLNRSELMTRKGMSPGVAFPRILGIECVGEVVQDPSGEWTSGQKVAAFMGGMGRVFDGGYAEYAVLPQELLYAFESYLGWDMLGAVPEMLQTVYGSLHLALKMAKGESLLVRGGTSSIGMLAIQLAKKQGLTVTATTRKEEKRAALLKNGADNVLIDDGHLAVHSKQVQAGGFDKVLELVGTTTLKDSLQCAAPGGIVCMTGILSEQWSLTDFAPMDFIPSTVSLTIYSSGQYRIDANSFQQFIRDVETGAIRLSIGGIFTLEEIVAAHQLMDSNIANGKIVVLPQH, encoded by the coding sequence ATGAAAGCAGCAGTCATATATCATCCGGGCGGTCCGGAACAATTGATCATCGAAGAAAGGGCGATCCCTGAAGTACCAGCCGGATGGGTACTGGTGAAAATAAAAGCCTTTGGACTGAACAGATCGGAGCTGATGACACGGAAAGGGATGTCACCGGGTGTAGCGTTTCCCAGGATACTCGGGATTGAATGTGTCGGTGAAGTAGTACAGGATCCTTCCGGTGAGTGGACATCCGGACAAAAAGTAGCCGCCTTTATGGGGGGCATGGGACGGGTTTTTGATGGCGGCTACGCCGAATATGCCGTACTCCCCCAAGAACTCCTTTACGCATTTGAAAGTTACCTGGGCTGGGACATGCTGGGCGCTGTTCCGGAAATGCTCCAGACTGTCTACGGTTCCTTGCACCTGGCGCTGAAGATGGCAAAAGGAGAATCTTTACTGGTGAGAGGTGGCACCTCGTCCATCGGAATGCTGGCAATACAGCTGGCGAAAAAACAAGGTTTGACGGTTACAGCAACCACGCGTAAAGAAGAGAAAAGAGCCGCTTTATTAAAGAATGGAGCTGATAATGTGTTGATTGATGATGGTCATTTGGCAGTACATTCGAAGCAGGTACAGGCCGGCGGATTTGATAAAGTCCTGGAACTGGTCGGTACCACTACACTGAAAGATTCCTTACAATGTGCTGCTCCCGGCGGAATCGTCTGTATGACAGGCATCCTGTCGGAACAATGGTCTTTAACAGATTTTGCACCGATGGATTTTATACCTTCTACGGTTAGTCTCACCATTTACAGCAGCGGACAATACAGAATAGATGCCAATAGCTTTCAGCAGTTTATCCGGGATGTAGAAACCGGTGCTATCCGTTTAAGCATAGGCGGCATTTTCACCCTGGAAGAAATCGTAGCTGCACATCAGCTGATGGACAGCAATATAGCGAACGGAAAAATAGTAGTACTGCCACAACATTAA
- a CDS encoding Crp/Fnr family transcriptional regulator, whose amino-acid sequence MTLVEPLIRYFKNYFPLTAKEKEELSIRFSERRIKRRGFVLQAGDVCRHFTFVVSGCLKMYAVDASGKEHNLQFVAENDWITDMASFYPEKPGKVYIEAVEPTTVLQIKHEDLIYLYTNYHKFDRNFRIIIEQKYIALQNRLLLNISATAEERYLYFMEQYPHLANRLPNTQIASYIGITPEFLSKIRKERSLSQ is encoded by the coding sequence ATGACCTTGGTTGAACCATTGATCCGATACTTTAAAAACTACTTTCCGCTGACCGCAAAGGAAAAAGAGGAACTGTCCATCCGCTTCAGCGAACGCAGGATCAAAAGACGGGGTTTCGTCCTGCAAGCCGGAGATGTATGCCGGCATTTTACCTTCGTCGTAAGCGGATGCCTGAAAATGTATGCAGTCGATGCCTCCGGCAAAGAGCATAACCTGCAGTTTGTCGCGGAAAATGACTGGATTACCGATATGGCCAGTTTCTATCCGGAAAAGCCGGGGAAAGTATACATCGAGGCCGTCGAACCAACGACCGTGCTCCAGATCAAACATGAGGACCTGATCTACCTCTATACGAACTACCACAAGTTTGACCGTAACTTCCGTATTATTATCGAACAGAAGTATATCGCCTTACAGAACCGCTTACTCCTGAACATCAGCGCGACGGCAGAGGAGCGCTACCTGTACTTTATGGAGCAATACCCCCATCTGGCCAACCGCCTGCCCAATACACAGATCGCTTCCTATATCGGGATCACCCCCGAGTTTCTTAGTAAGATCAGGAAAGAGCGTAGTCTAAGTCAGTAG
- a CDS encoding prolyl-tRNA synthetase associated domain-containing protein, whose product MINVSEVMKTAPGTFKTPLQQMVYTTLEQQHIPFERVENDEAITMEDCIQINDRLQMKTVKTLFLCNRQQTAFYLFVTTADKPFVTKDLSSALSISRVSFAPAELLLSMLGTTIGATTIFGVLLDTENKVQLVIDSDVLKEEWYGCSDGTTTSYMKINTDWVVNVFPEYAKHPAKIIQI is encoded by the coding sequence ATGATCAATGTAAGTGAAGTGATGAAGACGGCTCCGGGGACGTTTAAAACACCATTACAGCAAATGGTTTATACAACATTGGAGCAGCAGCATATTCCGTTTGAAAGAGTGGAAAATGATGAAGCGATTACGATGGAAGACTGTATACAGATCAATGACCGTTTGCAAATGAAGACGGTTAAAACGCTCTTTTTGTGTAACCGTCAGCAGACCGCCTTTTATCTTTTTGTCACTACGGCGGATAAACCTTTCGTGACCAAAGACCTGAGCAGTGCGCTTAGTATTTCCCGTGTATCATTTGCACCGGCGGAGTTACTTTTAAGTATGCTGGGGACGACCATAGGCGCTACCACTATCTTCGGCGTACTACTGGATACCGAAAATAAAGTACAATTAGTCATTGATAGTGACGTACTTAAAGAAGAATGGTATGGTTGCAGTGATGGCACTACGACCAGTTATATGAAGATCAATACAGACTGGGTAGTAAATGTATTCCCGGAATATGCAAAACATCCCGCGAAGATCATTCAGATATAA
- a CDS encoding SDR family oxidoreductase — protein sequence MENSNNNKLVLVTGGSGFIASYCMIALLNAGFKVRASLRAPKKADEVKHMLRQGGIRSFEALSFVTADLQDESSWDAAVKDCTYVIHVASPTPNTDAKTLDDFVIPARNGVLFVMRAAKKAGVKRVVLTSAFGAVGMGTHKTSLYTEEDWTVINDTVAPYQHSKTVSERAAWEFIENEGAGMELATVNPTGVYGPVLSADMSHSVQSIIQMLNGGMKSGCPKMSFSYVDVRDVADLHLKAMVSPAASGQRFIASAGRPYSMLEVANVLRKHLGEKAAKVPTKEIPSWLIKFTALFNPKVRMVVPLLGMVKGASSQKAKNLLNWQPRSTEEAILATANSLLDLNLIK from the coding sequence ATGGAAAATTCTAACAACAACAAATTGGTACTGGTTACCGGAGGCTCAGGATTCATCGCTTCTTATTGTATGATCGCATTGCTCAATGCGGGCTTCAAAGTGCGTGCATCCCTGCGCGCTCCCAAAAAAGCAGATGAAGTGAAGCATATGCTCCGTCAGGGTGGCATCCGGTCTTTTGAGGCCCTGTCTTTTGTTACCGCTGATCTGCAGGACGAAAGTTCCTGGGATGCAGCCGTGAAGGATTGTACTTACGTCATTCATGTTGCTTCTCCGACTCCTAATACAGATGCAAAAACCCTGGACGATTTTGTGATCCCTGCACGTAATGGCGTACTCTTCGTGATGCGCGCCGCCAAAAAAGCGGGTGTAAAACGTGTTGTACTGACATCTGCATTCGGGGCAGTTGGTATGGGGACCCACAAAACCAGCTTATATACTGAAGAAGACTGGACTGTTATTAATGATACCGTGGCCCCTTATCAGCATTCAAAGACGGTTTCTGAAAGAGCGGCATGGGAATTTATAGAAAACGAAGGCGCTGGCATGGAACTCGCCACTGTTAATCCGACCGGGGTATATGGTCCGGTGCTGTCAGCCGACATGTCTCATTCTGTTCAGAGTATTATCCAGATGCTGAACGGTGGTATGAAAAGTGGTTGTCCGAAGATGTCTTTCAGCTATGTGGATGTACGCGATGTAGCAGATCTGCACCTGAAAGCGATGGTCTCTCCTGCCGCCAGCGGACAACGATTCATTGCTTCCGCCGGCCGGCCCTATTCTATGTTGGAAGTTGCCAATGTACTGAGAAAGCACCTGGGAGAAAAAGCTGCCAAAGTCCCCACAAAGGAAATTCCAAGCTGGCTGATAAAATTCACCGCCCTGTTCAATCCAAAGGTGCGGATGGTAGTCCCGCTTTTAGGCATGGTAAAAGGCGCCAGCAGTCAGAAAGCAAAAAATCTGCTCAACTGGCAACCCAGAAGCACAGAAGAAGCTATCTTAGCAACAGCTAACAGCCTCCTGGATCTTAATCTTATAAAATGA
- a CDS encoding EamA family transporter, which yields MKNFRYPFMVLLGGAMYGTMSSFVRLIYSYGYNAAEIAFSQALLAALFLGILLSVSNFRAAKTPLSRRDLFSLLLTGGIIGITNFLYYQSVSYISASLAIVILMQFTWFSLLLEWVVFGQQPGKAEGITVIFILIGTVMAGDLLHAKELSFSWQGIVLALASSLTYAIYIVANSRVRKDVKWQSKSTLIMVGSAVTIFIVNAKTILVSNHFGYDFLGWAIFLAVVGTTIPTALFAVGIPHIGAGASSILMTIEFPVAVICAHIVLKESVSPLQIGGIVVMLAAIAAMNYYKSLKTSKEI from the coding sequence ATGAAAAATTTTAGATATCCATTCATGGTCCTTCTCGGAGGAGCGATGTACGGAACGATGTCGTCATTCGTCCGCTTAATCTATTCATATGGTTATAATGCAGCAGAAATTGCCTTTTCGCAGGCATTATTAGCGGCGCTATTCTTAGGCATACTCTTATCAGTGAGCAATTTCCGGGCAGCGAAGACGCCCTTATCCCGCCGGGATCTGTTCTCATTACTATTAACCGGCGGTATCATTGGTATTACCAATTTCCTTTATTATCAGTCGGTAAGTTATATCTCCGCGTCGCTTGCCATTGTGATCCTGATGCAGTTCACCTGGTTCAGTTTACTGTTGGAATGGGTCGTTTTTGGTCAGCAGCCAGGTAAAGCTGAAGGGATAACTGTTATCTTTATCCTGATTGGTACGGTGATGGCGGGCGACCTGCTTCATGCAAAGGAACTATCTTTCTCCTGGCAGGGTATTGTACTTGCCCTGGCATCTTCATTGACTTATGCTATTTATATTGTTGCTAACAGCAGGGTAAGGAAGGATGTAAAGTGGCAGTCGAAAAGTACGCTTATCATGGTTGGTTCGGCAGTGACTATTTTTATCGTCAATGCAAAAACGATCCTTGTTTCGAATCACTTCGGATATGATTTCCTCGGATGGGCGATCTTCCTGGCAGTGGTAGGTACGACTATACCGACAGCACTATTCGCAGTGGGTATTCCGCATATCGGTGCGGGCGCCAGTTCTATCCTGATGACGATCGAATTTCCGGTAGCCGTTATCTGTGCGCATATTGTTTTAAAGGAGTCAGTCAGTCCTTTACAGATAGGCGGTATCGTTGTGATGCTTGCAGCGATTGCTGCGATGAACTATTATAAATCATTAAAAACCAGTAAGGAAATATAA
- a CDS encoding YybH family protein, protein MQSQHENQAIEKLLSDFAATLNAANIGIISSFFSEDAVFMPDGFRILKAADLKNTGNGYLQRSHFQIGFTIKEAEISLPYAFVRASAEAKLTDAATQQLITQQSRDFFVLRKDKEDWKIFRYMFNHVKLK, encoded by the coding sequence ATGCAAAGCCAGCATGAAAATCAGGCGATAGAAAAATTATTATCAGATTTTGCCGCCACACTGAATGCCGCAAATATAGGCATCATTTCTTCTTTCTTCTCTGAAGATGCCGTGTTTATGCCAGATGGTTTTAGAATTCTGAAAGCAGCCGATCTGAAAAATACCGGTAATGGATATCTGCAACGGTCTCATTTTCAGATCGGGTTTACAATAAAAGAAGCGGAGATCAGTCTGCCGTATGCATTTGTACGCGCCAGCGCCGAGGCAAAACTAACAGATGCAGCAACACAGCAATTAATCACACAGCAGAGCCGGGACTTCTTTGTACTCAGAAAAGACAAGGAAGACTGGAAGATCTTCCGGTACATGTTTAACCACGTGAAACTAAAATAA
- a CDS encoding DinB family protein, giving the protein MKTVTFFQTLLLLLGISGIVRAQTSGDDIVKEWERAKAYTKEYLDAMPDKDYSLKPTPEMRSFAEQMLHIADANYGFSSAATGEKPPFGFGEAEKTADKSKEGVTKVVMESYDFAISCIKKLTPAQLNEKFKLMDRFEITKEQAFEKAFEHQTHHRGQTTVYLRLAGAKPPMEKLF; this is encoded by the coding sequence ATGAAAACTGTTACTTTTTTTCAGACCCTGCTGCTCCTCCTGGGTATAAGCGGTATCGTCAGGGCACAAACTTCCGGTGACGATATCGTAAAAGAGTGGGAACGCGCAAAAGCGTATACCAAAGAGTACCTGGACGCGATGCCGGACAAGGACTATTCACTCAAGCCAACACCTGAAATGCGTTCTTTTGCAGAGCAGATGTTGCACATTGCCGACGCCAATTATGGTTTCTCTTCGGCAGCCACTGGTGAAAAACCGCCTTTCGGTTTTGGAGAGGCCGAAAAAACGGCTGACAAATCCAAAGAAGGGGTCACAAAGGTGGTGATGGAAAGCTATGACTTTGCCATCAGCTGTATTAAAAAACTGACACCTGCACAGCTGAACGAAAAGTTCAAACTGATGGATCGTTTTGAAATCACTAAAGAACAGGCATTTGAGAAAGCCTTCGAACACCAGACCCACCACCGTGGACAAACGACCGTTTACCTGCGGCTGGCTGGTGCAAAACCGCCTATGGAGAAATTGTTCTAA
- a CDS encoding cytochrome-c peroxidase yields the protein MHRLQLILITGFSLLLLACSKSDDILAFIGFKKPAHFPAPVYKLENNPVTQEGFELGRKLFYESRLSRNNTVSCGFCHLQTAAFTHHGHDVSHGIDDRLGSRNSPPIMNLAWNTTFMWDGGVFDLDLQPIVPITNPVEMDETVENVLNKLRNTAPYPAMFKKAFGTEEITTARMMKALSQFMVMLVSDQSKYDSVIRKQGPVFTQEEQQGYTLFQQKCSSCHKEPLFTDQSFRNNGIGTGPNNDEGRYSVSLNAADKYRFKVPSLRNLAYTAPYMHDGRMYTLNAVLHHYTSEVQDMATLDPLLKQNGVPGIPLSANEQQYLLAFLNTLNDRHFITDKRFSEESQ from the coding sequence ATGCATCGATTACAATTAATACTGATCACGGGATTTTCACTTTTACTACTCGCCTGTAGTAAAAGTGATGATATCCTGGCTTTCATCGGATTTAAAAAGCCGGCGCATTTTCCTGCGCCTGTATACAAGCTGGAAAACAATCCGGTTACGCAGGAAGGTTTTGAATTGGGCAGGAAGCTCTTTTATGAGTCACGGCTTTCCCGGAACAATACAGTTTCCTGTGGGTTCTGTCATTTGCAGACAGCGGCATTTACCCATCATGGACATGATGTGAGTCATGGGATAGACGACCGCTTAGGTAGCCGTAACTCCCCTCCCATTATGAATCTCGCCTGGAACACGACGTTTATGTGGGATGGCGGTGTATTTGATCTTGACCTGCAACCTATCGTACCGATTACAAATCCGGTAGAAATGGATGAAACGGTAGAGAATGTGCTGAATAAGTTACGGAATACGGCGCCTTATCCGGCAATGTTTAAAAAAGCGTTTGGTACAGAAGAGATCACCACGGCCAGGATGATGAAGGCCTTGTCACAGTTTATGGTAATGCTTGTCAGCGATCAGTCTAAATACGACAGCGTCATCCGAAAACAGGGGCCTGTGTTTACACAGGAAGAGCAACAAGGGTATACGCTGTTTCAGCAGAAGTGCAGTAGTTGTCATAAGGAGCCCTTATTCACGGATCAGTCGTTCCGGAACAATGGTATTGGTACTGGGCCGAACAATGATGAAGGGCGTTATTCTGTGTCGCTGAATGCAGCAGACAAGTACAGGTTTAAAGTCCCGAGCCTGCGGAACCTGGCTTATACAGCCCCTTACATGCATGACGGGCGGATGTACACGTTAAATGCGGTCCTGCATCATTATACCTCGGAGGTACAGGACATGGCTACGCTGGATCCTTTGCTGAAACAAAACGGCGTGCCGGGGATTCCTTTATCTGCAAATGAACAGCAATACTTATTAGCGTTTCTCAATACGCTCAATGACCGGCATTTTATTACAGACAAGCGTTTCTCGGAGGAGTCGCAGTAA
- a CDS encoding SulP family inorganic anion transporter, with protein sequence MKAYLNLFDFKQKVNYKTEVLAGLTVAMTMIPESLSFAILAGLSPLTGLYAAFLMGLITAVFGGRPGMVSGGAGATVVVLIALMQSHGVEYVFAAVALAGLFQLSVGIFRLGKFIRLVPQPVMYGFVNGLAVIIFMAQIQQFRINTGNGMEWLSGPALWTMLGLVAVTIVIVLLFPKLTKAVPASLVAIIVVFLLVLGLGIETKTVKDIASISGGFPPFHIPVVPFSFDTLKVIFPYSLVMAGVGLIESLLTLNVVDEITGTKGRGNKEAVAQGTANIVNGFFTGMGGCAMIAQSFVNLSAGSRARLSGIIAALTILLIILFGAPVIERVPMAALVGVMIMVAIGTFEWISLRIINKMPRHDVAVGILVALITVWLHNLALAVLIGVIISALVFAWESAKRIRARKYTDEQGIRHYEIYGPLFFGSVSVFLDKFDVQNDPSEVIVDFKESRVADMSAIDALNKLTERYQKVNKKLHLRHLSEDCRLLLQNAEGVIEVNVLEDPDYRVAAEPK encoded by the coding sequence GTGAAGGCTTACCTTAATTTATTTGACTTTAAACAAAAGGTCAATTACAAGACTGAAGTATTGGCCGGGCTGACCGTGGCCATGACCATGATCCCTGAGTCGCTATCTTTTGCCATTCTGGCGGGATTGTCACCGCTCACCGGTTTATATGCCGCTTTTCTGATGGGACTGATCACAGCCGTTTTCGGCGGCAGACCTGGCATGGTATCGGGAGGGGCGGGCGCTACCGTAGTCGTATTGATAGCCCTGATGCAGTCACATGGGGTAGAATACGTATTCGCAGCAGTCGCTTTAGCCGGCCTTTTCCAGCTCAGTGTAGGTATCTTCAGATTAGGGAAGTTTATCCGACTGGTACCACAACCAGTGATGTACGGATTTGTAAATGGCCTGGCCGTAATCATTTTTATGGCCCAGATCCAGCAATTCAGGATCAATACCGGTAACGGCATGGAATGGTTGTCGGGTCCTGCCTTATGGACCATGTTGGGACTGGTAGCAGTAACCATCGTCATTGTACTGCTATTCCCGAAACTGACCAAAGCCGTACCAGCCTCACTGGTCGCCATCATCGTGGTCTTCTTGCTGGTACTGGGACTTGGTATCGAAACAAAGACCGTTAAAGACATTGCTTCCATCAGCGGTGGTTTCCCGCCATTTCATATCCCCGTAGTACCTTTCAGTTTTGATACACTTAAGGTCATTTTCCCTTATTCACTGGTTATGGCGGGTGTGGGATTGATTGAAAGTCTGCTGACTTTAAACGTGGTAGATGAAATCACTGGTACCAAGGGAAGAGGTAATAAAGAAGCTGTCGCCCAGGGTACGGCCAATATCGTAAATGGCTTTTTCACCGGTATGGGCGGATGCGCCATGATCGCACAGTCTTTTGTAAACCTCTCAGCAGGTTCCAGGGCCAGACTCTCTGGTATCATCGCAGCATTGACTATTCTGTTGATCATTCTCTTCGGTGCGCCTGTCATTGAAAGAGTACCTATGGCTGCGCTGGTAGGTGTGATGATCATGGTGGCTATCGGGACATTTGAATGGATCAGTTTGCGGATCATCAATAAGATGCCTCGTCACGACGTAGCGGTAGGTATCCTGGTGGCATTGATCACCGTATGGTTGCACAACCTAGCATTAGCGGTATTAATAGGTGTGATTATTTCCGCACTCGTTTTTGCCTGGGAAAGCGCCAAACGGATCCGCGCCAGGAAATACACAGATGAACAGGGGATCAGACATTATGAGATCTACGGTCCTTTGTTTTTTGGATCGGTTTCCGTCTTCCTGGATAAGTTTGATGTGCAAAATGATCCGTCGGAAGTGATCGTTGATTTTAAGGAAAGTCGTGTAGCCGATATGAGTGCTATCGATGCATTGAATAAACTGACGGAGCGATATCAGAAAGTTAACAAAAAACTACACCTGCGTCATCTGAGTGAAGATTGCCGTCTGCTCTTGCAGAATGCGGAAGGGGTGATAGAGGTGAATGTATTGGAAGATCCTGATTACAGGGTGGCAGCAGAACCAAAATAG